The Bacteroidota bacterium genome includes the window TTTTGAAAACAACTTCAGCTCCAATTCAAATCACTCTTTCCGATTCTGTGAAGCAGCTTATTGAAACCGGAGCCTCCTTATTAACCTTTTTTGGTCATGCTTCCGGTAGCAGTTTCGATCAAAGTATCGATCAACCCCAAGGTTATAATAATTCAGGACGCTATCCACTTATTTTAGCAAATTCTTGTTATTCAGGTAATATTCATAATCCAATTGGTCAAGGTGAATCAACTATTAACGAAGATTATGTGCTTTATCCGAATGGTGGTGCCATTGCATTTATTGCTCAAGTGGGACTAGGGATAGCAACTTTTTTAAATAATTATTCTAGTGATTTTTATAATCAAATCGGCAGGTTTAATTATGGTAAACCTTTGTCATTTTCGATGAAAAAAACTGTTAACGATATACAAGCAAATTATCCGCCAATGAAAGCACTTTGCCTTGAAATGACTTTGCATGGCGATCCGGCAATAGTGCTAAATTCCTTTGCTTTACCTGATTATTCAATACGCCCACAGGATATTTATTTTAGTTCAGGTACAAACGGAGGTTCTATTAATGCCGGACTTGATACTTTTTATGTGAACGTAAAAATTTCCAATATAGCCAGAGCCACCGCCGATTCGAGTGTGCTTCATATTAAGCGAATTTTTCCAGGAAATGTTCCTCCTGTATCAATTGATACCATTATAAAAGGTATACATAACAATGAAACTTTTCGCATTAAATTTCCAATAGATCGTATCAATGGAATTGGTTTAAATAAGTTTGAAGTTGTTGTTGATTATAGCAATACCATTGATGAATTAGATAACACAGTAAACAATACTGCCATTGCCGAATTGAATATTATTTCGGGTTTTGTATCACCGCTTTTTCCATACGATTTTTCAATAGTTCCCAATTCAACAATTTCATTATTAGCAAGTACCTTTGATCCTTTGGCTCCTGTAGCAAACTATTATTTTGAACTTGATACCAGCGATGTATTTAGCAGCTTTAGTCCTATGTATCGGGCTACAACCATTAATTCACCGGGTGGAATTTTAAGCTGGCAAGTACCACTTACTTTGCAAGATAGTATGGTGTATTACTGGCGTGTGCGAAAGGAAAGCGAACCAGGACAAGCACCATTTTGGAAACAAAGCTCTTTTCAACACATACAAGGAAAAGAAGGTTGGTCGCAGGCACATTTTCCACAATTTAAGAATGACGAATACCGTTTCTTAAAGTATGATTCCTTACAACGAAAATTTAAGTTTTTGCCGGCTTCACGAAATTTAAGTTGTACTACCAACAATGCCGATAACAGTAATATTACTGCTTTATTTTCTTCCTCTTATTCTATTGATGGACAGTTGCAGGATGAAGCCAGTTGTCAGTTTACTTATAAAATTCAAGTAGCCATTATTGATTCCTTAACGCTTGAAGCATGGGGCAATCGCTGGACCGACAATAGTGTTACTCCGCCCTATGTGTACAATCCTACCCATTATTATGGCAACCGCAACGACAATGGTAGTTGCAGGAATCAGGTTGAAAAGTACTTTTTGTTTGATGTAAATGATACTGCTCAAATGCGGGGATTGGTAACCATGTTGCGTGACAGTGTGCCTGTGGGGAATTATATTTTAGCTTATACATGGTATAAACCCACGGCAGGTTGGGCGTCTAATAAAGCCAATGTTTTTGCGCAGTTCAGCCAATTTGGTTTTGATACCTTAAGCTCAATTTATGCAACTAGGCCGTGGATATTTTTTACACAAAAGGGTAAACCGTCGAGCACGCAATATGTAATTGGAGATAGTTTATTTTCACAAATTAGTTTAAATGCCACCATTAAAAATAACCGTAAAAGTGGCGAAATGTTGAGTCGTTTAATAGGTCCGGCAACACAATGGACATCGTTGAATTGGCAGGCACATTCAATTGAACAGCCCAGCAACGACAATATTCGTATAAAGTTAATAGGGGTACAATCAAATGGACAAGAAGTAACATTGATGGATACCAGCAATGTATTTAAAGGATCTCGAAATTTGCAAAATGTGAATGCTACTCAGTTTCCTTACTTAAAGTTGTATGCTTTTAGTGCTGATGAAATAAATTTTACACCATCACAACTAAAACGTTGGCAAGTAGTGTATGATGAAATGCCTGAAGCCGCCGTAAATCCCTTAAAGGCATTTAGCTTTCAGAGTAATCAGGTGCAGGAAGGCGACAAGATTAATTGTAAGGTTGCTATCGAAAATATTACCAATAAAGACATGGACAGTTTACTTGTTCGGTTTTGGTTGGTTGATAAGAGTAGAGTGATACATGAATTGAAACAACAACGCTATAAAAAATTACTGGCACATGATACACTCGTTACAAGCGTTTCTTTTTCAACACTAGGATTTGACGGAATAAATACTTTGTGGATGGAAGCAAATCCGCTTAAAAGTGGAGGTAATGAATATGATCAAATTGAGCAATTTCATTTCAATAATTTTTTGCAGAAGGAATTTGTGGCCAACAAAGACAAGGCTAATCCATTGTTGGATGTTACTTTTGATGGGATACATATTTTGAACGGTGATTTGGTTTCGGCCAAACCGGCAATTTCTATTCAGTTAAAGGATGAAAGTAAATACTTGGCACTCGATAATGAGAATTTGTTTAAAGTGTTTATTCGTTATCCGAATCAATCAAGCGATGTGTTGATACCCTTTGATGGAAATACCTTAAGATTTGTACCGGCTAGCTTGCCCGACAACCGCTGTAAGGTTGAATTTAGTCCGGTTTTAGAAGAAGATGGTAAATACGAATTGATTGTTCAGGCAAAAGATAAATCGAACAACCAATCAGGGGATATCGATTACCGCATTGGTTTTGAAGTAATAAATGAAAGCAGTATCACAGAGGTAATGAACTATCCGAATCCGTTTAGTACTTCTACTCGATTTGTATTTACCCTTACGGGCAGTGAAATTCCGCAACAGTTCAGAATACAGGTAATGACGATAACCGGAAAGGTGGTACGCGAAATATTTCAGGATGAATTAGGTCCGATTCATATTGGGCGCAACATCACCCAATATGCTTGGGATGGAAAGGATAATTTTGGGGATCAATTAGCCAATGGAGTTTACTTTTATAGAACTGTAACTCAACTCAACGGAGAAGCCACCGAAAAGCGTGCTACCGATGCAGATGCCTATTTTAAAAAGGGCTGGGGGAAGATGTATTTGTTGAAGTAAAAAACCCACTCGTCCGCGTTTTCCCCACTCGTCCGCGTTTGCAACGCGGATGCAGTATGTTTGCGTTTGTAACGCAATAAACAAAAATACCGCTTTTAGACTATTGCTAGGATAGATGTGAAACATTTAGATTTGTTTTATGAGCGGAGATCGATACAAAATAGCGAATCAGCAAGGAACCTATTTCTTAACATTAACTGTTGTTGATTGGATTGATTTATTTACGAGAAAGGAATATTGCAACGTAATCGTTGATTCTTTGAATTATTGTATAAATCAGAAAGGTCTGGAGGTTTTCGCCTATGTTATTATGAGCAGTCATGTGCATATGGTGTGCAGAACAAAGGAACCAATAATCTATCAGAAGTACTTCGTGATTTCAAAAAATTTACTTCCAAACAGTTTATTAAGCTGATGGATGAAGTGGGAGAAAGCAGGAAGAAGTGGCTTAAGGATAAATTTTCTTTTGAGGCTCAAAGGAGGGGAAGGGCAAGTAATTATAAAATTTGGAAGGATGATAATCATGCGCTAGAAATAGGTGAATACATCGATATTGAACAGAAAATTAACTATATACATGAAAACCCTGTAAAGGCTATGATTGTGCAGCATGCTGAAGATTACATTTTTAGTAGTGCACGTGATTATTCGGATGACAAGGGATACGTAGAAATTGTAAAGTATTAATGGATATGCGTTGCAAAGTGTTTATGCGTTGCAAACGCAAATTTCAAAGCATCCGCGTTGCAAACGCGGACGAGTGTTGGGGTAGAGATTGTAAGATATTAATTAAGAATACTTGCAAACGCAGACGAGTTGTAAGTAAAAAAGTAAGTAGTTATGCGTTGCAAACGCAAATTTCAAAACATCCACGTTACAAACGCGGACGAGTGTACGGGGCTTTTTTAAAATAATAGATTTCTTTAATGCTGCACGATCATTTTTTTATATAACACATCCCCTTTCTTAAACTTACATTGCACAATATAAATACCATCAACAAGCTGAGAAACATCGATCTGAGTATTCGAATTGTTAGGTTTAAGAGCGATGATTATCTTTTTCCGGATATCTACAACATTGACTTCCAGCATAATTTCCTGAGAACTAATTTGTAATTTGTTTTTCGAAGGATTTGGATAAAGGGTAAAATCAATAGCCGCAGCTTCATTAATCCCTGTAATCGTGTCCTCTTCCAAACTTACATCATCAATATAGTAATAAGCTGCTCCTAATGTTGGGTTGCTATTTGCTATTAAACTATCACAAACTGAACCATCTTGAAGTTCCTGGAAGTTAAAAATTTTTCCCCTCCAAGCGCAATGAAACTACCACTTACCAAAACCCAATTTAATGTATCACTAATCCTACTATTAAACTGAATTTGCGGAGTTACAGGAATTTTATATAAGTTTTGAGAGGTATATAATAAACTATCATTCGAAAAATATGCATCAAATTTTGTTATAGAGAACCTTGATGCGTTTGCTAGACAAATTGAATATTTTAAGTTGTATCTTTTATTTTCGGTCAAAACTTGACTCAGCTCAACTTCTGCATACTCTCTAAATGCATTCCCATTTACACTAGGGGAATAATATCCAATGCCTATATATCCATTTCCTGTTTTTGCAAATTGAAACCCTGCAGAATTTATTGGGACAGATACTAATGATGTTCCACTACAAGTATTATAATAATCGCTACTGCTTGATTGATTTACGCTAAAACCTCCTGGATATTTGTGAGGTTGAAACCAACCGGTGGCTCTATAAATTTTGCCCCATGAGTTTGGACAAATTGCATAATTTTCAAAACTCCCGTTTGGAACTAAATTCTGAGAAAAAGCAACCATCCTTATTGAAACTATGAATGAGATAATTAATACAATTTTGTAACTCTTCATTGATCTTTAATTATTTTCAAAGTTAACTTTTACAAAGGACAAAATCTATTTTTTGGTTTTGTCTGTCTTCATTTTTCCACCACAACTTGTCCTCGTGGCAAACACGGACGAGTTGTAAGTAAAAAAGTAAGTAGCTATGCGTTACAAACGCAAATTTCAAAACATCCGCGTTACAAACGCGGATGAGTGGCAGGTGGGGTAGGGCGTATTATACTAGTATTAAAAACAACAAAGCCGCTTGCTTATTGCGAGCGGCTTTGTTGTTGTGATAGTGTATATTAAAGACTTTTAATTTTCTCCTTATGTTTTATCACTTGCCTGCTTAAAGCATCAATGGCCGTATCCACAGCTTCTTCAAAAGTTTTACACTGCTTTTTGGCAAACAATTCATGCCCCGGAATGTGTATTCGTATTTCGGCTATTTTGTTTGAGGTATCATCAGATTTATCAATTTTAAGGAAAACCTCACTTTGTATGATGTGATCATAAAAATGTTGCAGTTTTTCCATTTTTTCGTTGATGAAATCCAGCAGTTTTTTATCCGCATCAAAGTGGATAGATTGAATTTTTACTTTCATCTTTTTGTTTGTTTTAGTTAATACTAT containing:
- the raiA gene encoding ribosome-associated translation inhibitor RaiA translates to MKVKIQSIHFDADKKLLDFINEKMEKLQHFYDHIIQSEVFLKIDKSDDTSNKIAEIRIHIPGHELFAKKQCKTFEEAVDTAIDALSRQVIKHKEKIKSL
- a CDS encoding T9SS type A sorting domain-containing protein; its protein translation is MEEDTITGINEAAAIDFTLYPNPSKNKLQISSQEIMLEVNVVDIRKKIIIALKPNNSNTQIDVSQLVDGIYIVQCKFKKGDVLYKKMIVQH